In Nocardioides sp. zg-1228, a single window of DNA contains:
- a CDS encoding ubiquitin-like protein Pup, protein MAQEQKQPRKSSQEETATEEVAETDVAERKEMIDEDVDAILDEIDEVLETNAEDFVKSFIQKGGQ, encoded by the coding sequence ATGGCCCAGGAGCAGAAGCAGCCGCGTAAGTCCTCGCAGGAGGAGACGGCGACCGAGGAGGTCGCCGAGACCGACGTCGCCGAGCGCAAGGAGATGATCGACGAGGACGTCGACGCGATCCTCGACGAGATCGACGAGGTCCTCGAGACCAACGCCGAGGACTTCGTGAAGTCGTTCATCCAGAAGGGCGGACAGTGA